One Ahaetulla prasina isolate Xishuangbanna chromosome 10, ASM2864084v1, whole genome shotgun sequence genomic region harbors:
- the APOE gene encoding apolipoprotein E codes for MKFFALLFAVGLLSASWANPFVQEEPKSKWEETVDAFWGYVTKAANVADDVTAQIRTSQLSRELDGLITDTMAEVEVYTDDLRSKFGPYTQELQDRLTTEVATLTGKLRNDMEETKGKLVQYCRDARLMIDHNVDSVKSQFNLLMRKLKKRLTKDAEELRQKLGSYAQELRNNTDEKVSSVRQNLEPYLSSIREKGQQRIQALQQAIGEQGQMVHQQLSSRVQELQNQFQEKLQEVKSAFDQAVDKLRQLVNPILEDMGIQTETRVEEINQEQ; via the exons cctcctgggccaatCCCTTCGTTCAAGAGGAGCCAAAATCCAAATGGGAGGAAACGGTGGACGCCTTCTGGGGTTACGTCACCAAGGCTGCGAACGTGGCGGATGATGTGACCGCTCAGATCAGGACCTCGCAGCTCAGCAGGGAACTGGA CGGCCTTATCACCGACACCATGGCTGAGGTGGAGGTCTACACGGATGACCTGCGTTCCAAGTTTGGCCCCTATACCCAAGAACTACAGGACCGCCTGACGACCGAAGTGGCCACCCTCACCGGAAAGTTGAGGAACGACATGGAGGAGACCAAGGGCAAGCTGGTCCAATATTGCCGAGACGCCCGCTTGATGATCGACCACAACGTGGACTCGGTGAAGTCCCAGTTCAACCTCTTGATGCGCAAGCTGAAGAAACGTCTCACCAAGGACGCCGAGGAGCTGCGCCAGAAGCTGGGGTCCTACGCCCAGGAGCTGCGAAACAACACCGACGAAAAAGTCAGCTCCGTCCGTCAGAACCTGGAGCCCTACCTCTCCAGCATCCGCGAAAAGGGTCAGCAGAGGATCCAGGCCCTGCAGCAAGCCATCGGGGAGCAAGGCCAAATGGTCCACCAGCAGCTCAGCAGCCGCGTCCAGGAGCTCCAGAACCAGTTCCAGGAGAAACTTCAGGAGGTGAAAAGCGCCTTTGACCAGGCCGTTGACAAACTCCGCCAGTTGGTCAACCCCATTTTGGAGGACATGGGCATCCAAACTGAGACCAGAGTGGAGGAGATCAACCAGGAGCAGTGA